From a single Rutidosis leptorrhynchoides isolate AG116_Rl617_1_P2 chromosome 5, CSIRO_AGI_Rlap_v1, whole genome shotgun sequence genomic region:
- the LOC139847500 gene encoding uncharacterized aarF domain-containing protein kinase At1g71810, chloroplastic yields MILSPPPPRLFPTRHHIRRSNLNFIRPINLNLPRTAVSVLGREVDTFTESSGYLFELSTSEAESLTDYNISKISSIYRKKPFIVLRRLLQISNTLGKWLAIRYLDTISDRSDLMFQVRASQLRAILVKLGPAYIKIAQAISSRPDLIPPSYLDELSLLQDRISPFSSQVAFNTIEKEFGSPLEQIFSEISPEPVAAASLGQVYQARLKGSGDMVAVKVQRPGVQAAISLDILILRSLAGLIRRAGKFDTDLQAVVDEWASSLFREMDYVNEAKNGVRFRELYGSLKDVLVPDMYIDRTTRRVLTMQWVQGQKLSEVQDLYLVEIGVYCSFNQLLEYGFYHADPHPGNLLRTYDGKLAYLDFGMMGEFKQELRDGFIEACLHLINRDYDALAKDFVTLGLLPATADKDEVTKALTGVFRNAVDRGVRNISFGDLLGNLGTTMYKFKFQIPSYFSLVIRSLAVLEGIAINNDPNYKVLGGTYPWIAKKVLTDSSPQLRSSLQNLLYEDGVFRIDRLESLLSESLRAKTERALVKVEDNNSNAVIKQIMSFTLTEKGEFVREILLQEFAKGLDALGLATLESFTSAAIANLPFAPSPPSSLTNEDIINLRNLQRLLQLLSGSQKIEDNETGVEEFSRYKNIRRTNLEEVSLVFNEFTSVQEILPLLNIIPELPPDLQQQLIRLPVDLVGKLVSRVAARTIRRALL; encoded by the exons ATGATACTATCACCACCACCGCCGCGATTGTTCCCCACGCGCCACCACATACGACGGTCAAACTTAAACTTCATACGTCCAATAAACCTAAATCTTCCACGAACCGCCGTTTCCGTATTAGGACGTGAAGTGGACACATTCACTGAATCATCTGGCTATCTATTCGAACTCAGCACATCAGAAGCTGAATCATTAACTGATTACAATATCTCAAAAATCTCATCAATTTATCGTAAAAAACCGTTCATTGTTCTCCGGAGACTTCTTCAAATCAGTAACACACTCGGCAAATGGCTTGCAATCAGATACCTCGATACCATTTCTGACCGTTCTGATTTAATGTTTCAG GTTAGAGCTTCGCAGCTGCGAGCAATACTGGTGAAGCTTGGGCCG GCGTATATAAAAATTGCTCAGGCTATATCATCTAGACCT GATTTGATTCCACCAAGTTATCTCGACGAGCTATCATTATTGCAAGACCGTATTTCACCGTTTTCCAGTCAAGTTGCGTTTAACACGATTGAGAAAGAATTTGGGTCACCACTAGAACAAATTTTCTCCGAGATCTCACCTGAACCTGTGGCTGCAGCATCCCTTGGCCAG GTCTACCAGGCTAGACTTAAAGGTAGTGGAGATATGGTTGCTGTTAAAGTGCAGCGGCCTGGGGTTCAAGCAGCCATTTCGTTGGACATATTAATATTGCGTTCTCTTGCAGGACTGATTCGAAGAGCTGGGAAGTTCGATACTGATCTTCAA GCTGTGGTTGATGAATGGGCATCGAGTCTCTTTCGG GAGATGGATTACGTGAATGAAGCAAAAAATGGAGTTAGGTTCAG AGAACTATATGGGAGTCTAAAGGATGTTTTGGTTCCGGATATGTATATAGACAGAACTACTCGTAGGGTCCTTACTATGCAGTGGGTACAG GGTCAAAAGTTATCAGAAGTTCAGGATCTCTATCTTGTTGAG ATAGGGGTGTACTGCTCATTTAatcaacttctagagtatgggttTTATCATGCTGATCCACACCCTGGAAACTTACTTCGTACATATGATGGAAAACTAGCCTATCTAG ATTTCGGCATGATGGGAGAATTCAAGCAAGAACTTCGTGATGGTTTCATCGAAGCCTGTCTCCATCTAATAAACCGTGATTATGATGCATTGGCTAAAGACTTTGTTACCCTCGG GCTGCTTCCTGCAACAGCTGACAAAGATGAGGTAACAAAAGCATTAACAG gcgTTTTTCGGAATGCTGTGGATAGAGGAGTCCGGAATATCAGCTTTGGAGATCTTTTGGGAAATTTAGGAACCACCAT GTACAAATTTAAATTTCAGATCCCCTCGTACTTTTCTCTTGTTATTAGAAG CCTCGCTGTTCTAGAAGGTATTGcgatcaacaatgacccaaattatAAAGTTTTAGGCGGTACATACCCATGGATAGCCAAGAAAGTCCTAACTGACAGTTCACCTCAACTTAGGTCGTCTTTGCAAAATCTTCTTTATGAG GACGGGGTGTTCAGGATAGACCGTTTGGAGTCTCTTCTATCAGAG TCCCTTCGAGCTAAAACAGAAAGAGCGTTGGTTAAAGTAGAAGATAACAACTCTAATGCAGTTATCAAGCAGATTATGTCATTCACATTAACCGAGAAG GGTGAATTTGTGAGAGAAATACTTCTTCAAGAATTTGCAAAG GGTTTAGATGCACTTGGGCTCGCAACTCTGGAGTCTTTTACATCTGCAGCAATTGCAAATCTACCATTTGCCCCTTCCCCACCATCTTCATTAACAAATGAAGATATAATCAATTTGAGAAACTTGCAACGCCTTCTTCAACTGTTATCTGGATCTCAAAAGATTGAAGATAATGAGACG GGAGTTGAAGAATTCAGTCGATACAAAAACATAAGAAGAACAAATTTAGAAGAGGTATCTTTAGTCTTCAATGAGTTTACATCTGTTCAAGAGATACTACCACTGCTTAATATTATTCCTGAG CTTCCACCGGATTTGCAACAACAGCTGATTCGTCTTCCAGTTGATTTGGTTGGGAAGCTGGTTTCACGTGTTGCTGCAAGGACAATAAGGAGGGCGTTGCTGTAA
- the LOC139846917 gene encoding NAC domain-containing protein 17-like — protein MGSELIDAVTVSKSKSSAGKLFPPGFRFHPTDEELVLYYLKRKICRRSLKLDIIAEVDVYKWDPEELPGQSKLKTGDRQWFFFSPRDRKYPNGRSSRATPNGYWKATGKDRIIKRRSFPAGIKKTLVYYRGRAPTGLRTDWVLHEYTMDEEELKRCPYEQDHYVLNKMFKKSGPGPKNGEQYGAPFIEEEWSDDDCVDIESLMVEKPNPVPVNEFINTQKEDENLFSNDIVEFLNKIIDEPDPKISDKPEKCLLEGSSSQVEKHFDEDFLEMDDLIGPEPGICNSGLQLSDLDYLSEFDAYNELGMFGNGHIELQGGYMGNLEYGPGNSGLVSEVLNHDNGVNDEFSISYDLWNHDQENQSIMSFQTVHEPVPNPSSGMVKDKNPGKSECYVNECPENKSNDNTNSWISSALWSFVDSIPTTPASAAESNALVNKALVRMSSFSRVQSVNLSAAAIKRSEKTKVLTSSSSSSRGIVYFSVLGVLFAVLWVFIGSSIELLDRFVWW, from the exons ATGGGTTCTGAGTTAATTGATGCAGTGACGGTTTCAAAGTCAAAGTCGTCTGCCGGAAAATTATTTCCGCCGGGGTTTAGATTTCATCCAACTGATGAAGAATTGGTGCTTTATTATCTTAAACGGAAGATCTGCCGTCGATCGTTAAAGCTTGATATCATTGCTGAAGTTGATGTTTACAAGTGGGACCCAGAAGAGTTACCTG GCCAATCTAAACTTAAAACTGGTGACAGACAATGGTTCTTTTTCAGCCCTCGAGATAGGAAGTACCCGAATGGTAGATCAAGTCGAGCAACACCGAATGGGTACTGGAAAGCAACCggtaaagaccgaatcatcaaacgTAGATCATTCCCCGCCGGGATTAAAAAAACCTTAGTCTATTACCGAGGCCGTGCACCAACGGGCCTACGAACTGATTGGGTCTTGCACGAGTACACCATGGATGAAGAAGAGCTAAAAAGATGCCCCTATGAACAGGATCACTATGTCTTGAACAAAATGTTTAAGAAAAGTGGGCCCGGGCCTAAAAATGGCGAGCAGTACGGTGCTCCGTTTATAGAAGAAGAATGGAGTGATGACGATTGTGTGGATATTGAATCTTTAATGGTCGAGAAGCCTAACCCGGTACCTGTTAATGAATTTATTAATACACAAAAGGAAGATGAAAATTTGTTCTCTAATGATATTGTGGAGTTTTTGAACAAAATTATCGATGAACCCGATCCCAAAATATCGGATAAACCCGAAAAGTGTTTGCTCGAGGGGTCTTCGAGTCAAGTTGAGAAGCATTTCGATGAGGATTTTCTTGAAATGGACGATTTGATTGGGCCAGAACCGGGAATATGTAACTCGGGCCTGCAGTTGTCTGATCTTGATTATCTGTCGGAGTTTGATGCGTACAATGAATTGGGCATGTTTGGAAACGGACATATTGAACTTCAAGGAGGTTATATGGGTAATTTGGAATATGGACCCGGAAACTCGGGCCTTGTGAGTGAAGTTTTGAATCATGATAATGGAGTAAATGATGAGTTTTCGATAAGCTATGATCTTTGGAATCACGATCAAGAAAATCAAAGCATAATGAGTTTTCAAACAGTTCATGAGCCTGTTCCTAACCCATCATCAG GTATGGTAAAAGACAAAAATCCAGGAAAATCTGAATGTTATGTAAACGAATGTCCCGAAAACAAGTCGAACGATAACACAAATTCGTGGATATCGTCTGCTTTATGGTCGTTTGTTGACTCGATACCTACAACTCCAGCTTCAGCAGCAGAAAGTAACGCACTTGTGAACAAGGCCCTTGTGCGCATGTCGAGTTTTAGCAGGGTGCAAAGTGTAAATTTATCAGCAGCTGCTATAAAAAGGTCAGAGAAAACGAAAGTATTGACATCATCGAGTAGTAGTAGTAGGGGTATTGTATATTTTTCTGTACTTGGAGTATTGTTTGCAGTTTTATGGGTATTTATAGGGTCATCTATCGAATTATTGGATAGATTTGTATGGTGGTGA